One window of Chloroflexus aggregans DSM 9485 genomic DNA carries:
- a CDS encoding DUF4097 family beta strand repeat-containing protein, protein MKTDVPRDSERPVERQLSRRWLGMVLILGGLGWLLFELLIRGTIAGIDLNLARSDSVQRIAEQRFIVKRVEVVGVNDQVVLTGTTGEEVVLRGERRGFGWAANAAADAATKIELQIEQRGDTLHINVKHPQWAPWSFGRNPYAYLELALPSDATFELSLVSGDATLRQVAAHGTITTISGEVRAEGTTGQLTLNTTSGDVTLSDHHSELTFLTVSGDLSASGLLGEVIAQTTSGDVRLIGVRGPVQVTTVSGDVDIKASDEAVRLAIDTTSGDISFSGRLADGEQHVSTISGNVQLTLSPPFDVQLNFRTIGGKIDVPARLATQVSNARSLQTTLGEGRSLLNVEATSGNITLRLAEQ, encoded by the coding sequence ATGAAAACCGATGTACCAAGAGATTCCGAACGCCCGGTCGAGCGACAGCTCAGCCGACGATGGCTGGGGATGGTGTTGATCCTCGGTGGACTGGGATGGTTGTTGTTTGAACTGTTGATTCGCGGTACGATTGCCGGTATTGACCTCAATCTTGCTCGCTCTGATAGTGTGCAGCGTATTGCAGAGCAACGATTTATCGTGAAGCGAGTAGAAGTCGTCGGGGTAAACGATCAGGTCGTTCTGACCGGCACCACCGGTGAGGAAGTCGTCCTCCGCGGTGAACGGCGCGGGTTTGGTTGGGCGGCCAATGCTGCTGCCGATGCGGCGACCAAGATCGAGCTACAGATCGAACAACGTGGTGATACACTCCATATCAATGTGAAACACCCACAATGGGCGCCGTGGAGTTTCGGTCGTAATCCGTATGCCTACCTTGAATTAGCGCTCCCATCGGATGCTACGTTTGAGCTTTCCCTTGTCTCCGGCGATGCTACATTACGTCAGGTAGCCGCTCATGGCACCATTACGACGATCAGTGGTGAGGTGCGCGCCGAAGGCACTACCGGTCAGCTTACCCTTAACACAACGAGCGGTGATGTCACGCTGAGCGATCATCACAGTGAGCTTACCTTCTTGACGGTGAGCGGTGATCTGTCGGCAAGTGGCCTCCTTGGCGAGGTCATCGCTCAGACAACGAGCGGTGATGTCAGGCTCATCGGTGTGCGTGGGCCGGTGCAAGTAACGACCGTTTCCGGCGATGTCGATATTAAGGCAAGTGACGAGGCGGTTCGGCTTGCGATCGACACCACCAGCGGTGACATTTCCTTTTCTGGTCGTCTAGCGGACGGTGAACAGCACGTGAGCACCATTTCCGGTAATGTGCAATTAACGCTCTCGCCGCCGTTCGATGTTCAGCTCAACTTCCGTACCATCGGTGGCAAGATCGATGTGCCTGCCCGTTTGGCTACGCAAGTGAGTAATGCTCGTTCGCTGCAAACAACGCTTGGTGAAGGTCGGTCACTCTTGAACGTTGAGGCAACGTCGGGCAATATTACGTTGCGCTTAGCAGAGCAGTGA
- a CDS encoding 6-pyruvoyl trahydropterin synthase family protein, giving the protein MYEIGVSAQFEAAHRLEGNFGPATRMHGHTYRLEAIVTGERLQPDGTLVDMSQLQAAVQRVVADLHYRDLGTVEGLRDINTTAEHVAYYCWRRIAAALSGAGLTTLTVRIWENPQVYAAYSETLVSSDGT; this is encoded by the coding sequence ATGTACGAAATTGGCGTCAGCGCCCAATTTGAAGCTGCCCACCGGCTTGAAGGCAATTTCGGTCCGGCCACCCGTATGCACGGCCACACCTACCGGCTAGAAGCCATCGTCACCGGTGAGCGTCTCCAACCTGACGGCACGCTCGTTGATATGAGCCAACTCCAAGCAGCAGTGCAGAGGGTTGTCGCCGATTTACACTATCGCGATCTCGGAACCGTCGAAGGGTTGCGCGACATCAACACCACTGCTGAGCATGTTGCCTACTATTGCTGGCGACGGATTGCAGCGGCGCTCAGCGGAGCCGGTCTCACGACCCTAACCGTGCGTATCTGGGAAAACCCACAGGTCTATGCGGCGTACAGTGAAACACTGGTATCATCAGACGGTACATAG
- a CDS encoding glycosyltransferase, with the protein MSYTIGFLTVGDPHRLTGGYLYHREVFRRWRAQGHRVDEIVLGPADVDGQLAAAPQAGSRISVDRYDAIIVDALARAVVAPWLEYWRTRRPLLALIHELPAVAGASDPREREWEQALLRAHILVTVSDDGAATLIARGADPNRLVVASGGCDRLLPLLPVNCTREPLIIAVGQWIPRKNLANLVRAWGQAAVNGWHLALIGETEADPTYAAEVWQAVRNCSAPVLVRGTLSDDELAHLYARASVFALPSRFEGYGLVFAEALACGLPVIAGAVGPVPALVGNGGLLVPPDDEPALAAALHRIAIDTTLRQRLSAAARQRAHTLPRWDDTAQRLLAAVIHACTSSASAQT; encoded by the coding sequence ATGTCCTACACGATAGGTTTTCTCACCGTTGGCGATCCCCACCGGCTCACCGGTGGCTATCTCTACCATCGCGAAGTCTTCCGGCGCTGGCGTGCGCAAGGCCACCGCGTGGATGAAATCGTCTTAGGACCGGCCGATGTCGACGGGCAACTAGCCGCCGCACCACAGGCCGGTTCACGGATCAGCGTTGACCGGTACGATGCGATCATCGTTGACGCTTTGGCCCGTGCGGTCGTGGCGCCATGGCTTGAGTATTGGCGCACCCGGCGGCCACTACTCGCACTGATCCATGAATTACCGGCGGTAGCCGGCGCAAGCGATCCGCGGGAACGGGAATGGGAACAGGCACTGCTGCGCGCTCATATACTCGTCACGGTAAGCGATGATGGAGCGGCAACCCTGATCGCCCGTGGCGCAGATCCGAACCGACTAGTTGTAGCTTCCGGCGGATGTGATCGTCTGCTACCCTTGCTACCGGTCAACTGCACCCGCGAGCCACTGATCATCGCCGTTGGCCAATGGATTCCGCGCAAGAATCTAGCCAACCTGGTACGAGCATGGGGACAAGCCGCAGTGAACGGCTGGCATTTAGCACTGATCGGCGAGACTGAAGCCGATCCAACTTACGCCGCCGAAGTCTGGCAAGCGGTGCGCAACTGCTCGGCCCCGGTACTGGTGCGAGGCACGCTTAGCGATGATGAGTTAGCCCACCTCTACGCACGCGCCAGCGTCTTTGCCCTCCCCTCCCGCTTTGAAGGCTACGGATTAGTCTTTGCCGAAGCACTCGCATGCGGTCTACCGGTGATTGCCGGCGCGGTCGGACCCGTGCCGGCCCTGGTCGGTAATGGTGGGCTCCTCGTACCACCTGACGACGAACCGGCATTGGCAGCGGCCCTACACCGCATTGCTATCGACACTACACTCCGTCAACGTCTCAGCGCTGCTGCTCGTCAACGCGCCCATACTCTGCCACGTTGGGATGACACTGCGCAACGTTTGTTAGCTGCCGTAATCCATGCATGCACATCCTCGGCAAGCGCTCAAACTTGA
- the folB gene encoding dihydroneopterin aldolase, producing MSDWGIGHDRIILSGMQFIGYHGTRPEENRLGQRFVVDVAIELDLRAAGTNDALNQTVDYSQIHDRAREIVCGRPLNLTEAVAERIAQAVLDDHPQIRAVAVRVAKPGVRLGETILAGSVVEIVRRR from the coding sequence ATGAGTGATTGGGGTATTGGTCACGACCGGATAATCCTGAGCGGCATGCAATTTATCGGCTACCACGGCACGCGCCCCGAAGAGAACCGGCTCGGCCAGCGGTTTGTGGTTGATGTGGCGATCGAACTTGACTTACGCGCCGCCGGCACGAACGACGCTTTGAACCAAACGGTTGACTACAGCCAGATTCACGACCGGGCGCGCGAGATCGTCTGTGGGCGGCCACTCAACTTGACCGAAGCCGTTGCTGAACGGATTGCCCAAGCCGTGCTCGACGATCATCCGCAGATTCGCGCAGTGGCGGTACGGGTGGCGAAACCAGGCGTGCGGTTGGGTGAGACAATATTAGCCGGTTCAGTCGTGGAAATTGTGCGCCGACGATGA
- a CDS encoding alpha/beta fold hydrolase: MSTTTASTTGRKFEIREEYRSGPDGPMRAWISSPQHGLPILLIHGYGALIEHWRPVMRPIAAEHTLYAIDLYYFGYSARPAGRPSRERWAAQAAAFIRDTIGQPAVVVGHSMGGVVSAQLARAYPELVKALILVNSSGAQLQARPLSAFDRLMLDAIGAPLIGETLAGVFGNRWGVRQGLLSAYHRKERVTSALVETFSGPLRRYGAGSYLKVSREFANLVLDLQPGEIRMPTLLIWGAEDQSIPPSHAEIIKNRMIPDAEIKIIPDSGHCPFDETPQEFLDILLPWVRRLR, from the coding sequence ATGAGTACAACGACAGCTTCTACCACAGGACGCAAGTTTGAGATCCGTGAAGAATACCGTAGCGGTCCCGATGGCCCGATGCGGGCATGGATCTCATCGCCGCAACATGGTCTGCCAATCCTGCTCATCCACGGCTACGGCGCACTCATCGAACACTGGCGTCCGGTGATGCGCCCGATCGCCGCCGAACACACCTTGTACGCGATTGATCTCTACTATTTCGGCTACTCAGCGCGTCCTGCCGGGCGACCGAGTCGCGAACGTTGGGCTGCTCAAGCAGCGGCGTTTATCCGCGACACCATCGGTCAGCCGGCGGTTGTCGTGGGGCACTCGATGGGTGGTGTGGTTAGTGCTCAGTTGGCTCGCGCGTATCCTGAATTGGTGAAGGCGCTGATTCTCGTTAACAGTTCAGGTGCGCAGTTACAAGCCCGTCCGCTAAGTGCATTCGACCGGCTGATGCTTGACGCCATCGGCGCACCGTTGATCGGCGAGACGTTAGCCGGCGTGTTCGGTAATCGCTGGGGAGTACGCCAAGGGTTGTTGTCGGCCTACCATCGCAAAGAGCGGGTAACGTCGGCATTAGTGGAGACGTTTAGTGGCCCGTTACGTCGCTATGGGGCCGGTTCCTACCTGAAGGTTAGCCGCGAGTTCGCCAACCTTGTACTCGATCTCCAGCCGGGCGAGATTCGGATGCCTACACTGTTGATCTGGGGCGCAGAAGATCAATCTATTCCACCATCTCATGCCGAAATCATCAAGAATCGCATGATCCCGGATGCCGAAATCAAAATCATTCCCGATAGTGGTCACTGCCCGTTCGATGAAACCCCACAGGAGTTTCTCGACATCTTGTTGCCATGGGTGCGTCGGTTGAGGTGA
- a CDS encoding ArsA family ATPase gives MRTLIFTGKGGVGKTSVAAATALRAADRGLKTLVMSTDPAHSLADSLDLEGPLGPEPVRITKNLDALEVSIYHDIESNWGIVREHFAQLMAEQGVQGVLADEMSVLPGMEEAFPLIRIKKHKERGDYDLLVIDCAPTGETLRLLSAPETFKWAINMLRGAERYVIRPLIRPMSKITPGLNKMVAPPEVYDAVDEMFRQMEGVTATLANPRETSIRLVMNPEKMVIKESQRALTYLSMYGMTVDMVVVNKILPLDQDSGYLNHWRDVQQRYLQDVEHSFVPLPIRRVPYYPEEVVGLEKLRRMGDDIYGDMDPTAVLYDRAPLEITKAGDKFYRVKIRLPFADVSQLDLYQNGDELVVQIGDFRRVITLPTSLAGLEAGQAEMEGEWLIVPFMAPQLASR, from the coding sequence ATGCGCACTCTGATCTTTACCGGAAAAGGCGGCGTTGGTAAGACGAGCGTCGCCGCAGCAACGGCCCTACGGGCTGCCGATCGTGGCTTAAAAACACTGGTCATGAGCACCGATCCTGCCCACTCACTGGCCGATTCGCTCGATCTCGAGGGACCGCTGGGTCCTGAACCCGTTCGGATTACGAAGAACCTTGATGCGCTCGAAGTCAGCATCTATCACGACATCGAAAGCAACTGGGGTATTGTGCGCGAGCACTTCGCCCAACTTATGGCCGAGCAGGGCGTACAGGGCGTTTTGGCCGATGAGATGAGCGTCCTGCCCGGTATGGAAGAGGCCTTCCCGCTTATTCGGATCAAGAAGCATAAGGAGCGCGGTGATTACGATCTTTTGGTGATCGATTGCGCGCCCACCGGCGAGACGCTACGGCTCCTTTCGGCCCCTGAAACGTTCAAGTGGGCGATCAATATGTTGCGTGGGGCCGAGCGTTACGTCATCCGGCCACTGATCCGCCCAATGAGCAAGATCACGCCCGGCCTCAACAAAATGGTCGCGCCGCCTGAAGTGTACGATGCCGTTGATGAGATGTTCCGCCAGATGGAGGGGGTAACCGCGACGCTGGCTAATCCGCGCGAAACTTCGATCCGCCTGGTGATGAACCCTGAAAAGATGGTGATCAAGGAGAGCCAGCGGGCGTTGACCTACCTGTCAATGTACGGGATGACCGTTGACATGGTCGTGGTCAATAAGATTTTACCTCTTGACCAAGATAGCGGTTATCTGAACCATTGGCGTGATGTGCAGCAGCGGTATCTGCAAGACGTGGAGCACTCATTTGTGCCGTTGCCGATTCGGCGTGTGCCCTACTATCCCGAAGAGGTTGTCGGCCTTGAGAAGCTGCGCCGGATGGGGGATGATATCTACGGCGATATGGATCCAACGGCCGTGCTCTACGACCGCGCACCGCTAGAGATTACTAAGGCTGGCGATAAATTCTACCGGGTGAAGATCCGCTTGCCGTTTGCCGATGTTTCACAACTCGATCTCTACCAGAACGGTGATGAGTTGGTTGTCCAGATCGGCGATTTCCGCCGTGTTATTACCCTGCCGACGAGCCTTGCCGGCCTTGAAGCCGGGCAGGCAGAGATGGAGGGTGAGTGGTTGATCGTGCCCTTCATGGCGCCGCAACTGGCGTCACGCTGA
- a CDS encoding class I SAM-dependent methyltransferase — protein MTPDPITEQNRRSWNAVVPVHTSHRADEADFLRNGGSTLFPEEIALLGDIRDCRLLHLLCNTGADSLSLAARGAIVTGVDLSDAAIAYARALSGASGIPATFVQADVYDYLAAAAVDGLRFERIYAGYGVICWLRDLHAFAHGIATLLTPGGRFVLMEFHPTSNMFSADWQLAYNYPHGGTPLELPGVGDYVGAAEGGLSPSGFLPGVSDFTNPEPCTLYRWGVGEVVTAFAQANLRLRVLHEYCYVNGERPFTRMVQAEGRRLYPPPDIPALPLMYGLAVEKDHNDE, from the coding sequence ATGACACCTGACCCGATCACCGAACAAAACCGCCGCTCGTGGAACGCCGTTGTCCCGGTCCACACCAGCCATCGTGCCGACGAAGCCGACTTTCTCCGTAACGGTGGCTCTACCCTCTTTCCTGAAGAGATAGCCTTGCTCGGCGACATACGAGATTGCCGTCTCCTCCATTTGCTCTGCAACACCGGCGCCGATAGTCTCTCGTTAGCAGCGCGCGGCGCAATCGTCACCGGTGTTGATCTGAGCGATGCCGCGATTGCCTATGCGCGGGCGTTGAGTGGGGCCAGTGGCATTCCGGCTACGTTCGTGCAGGCCGATGTCTACGACTACTTGGCAGCAGCAGCCGTAGATGGCTTGCGCTTCGAGCGCATCTATGCCGGCTATGGTGTGATCTGCTGGCTGCGCGATCTGCACGCTTTCGCCCACGGCATCGCTACGTTGCTCACCCCCGGCGGACGCTTCGTGTTGATGGAGTTTCACCCGACATCGAACATGTTTAGCGCCGATTGGCAACTGGCTTACAACTACCCGCACGGCGGCACGCCGTTAGAGCTGCCGGGAGTAGGGGATTACGTCGGCGCCGCCGAAGGCGGCTTGTCGCCGTCCGGCTTTTTGCCCGGTGTGAGCGATTTTACTAACCCAGAGCCATGCACCCTCTATCGCTGGGGAGTGGGTGAAGTGGTGACAGCCTTCGCACAGGCTAATCTGCGTTTGCGGGTTCTCCACGAGTATTGTTATGTCAATGGAGAACGACCTTTCACCCGCATGGTACAAGCTGAGGGTCGGCGACTGTATCCACCACCAGACATACCGGCACTGCCCCTCATGTACGGTTTGGCGGTAGAAAAGGATCACAACGATGAGTGA
- a CDS encoding zinc-dependent alcohol dehydrogenase, with protein MVSNITTSTRSVLPADAIWFPAPRTVTVCRETAPPPDAGEVQVAAIASLISHGTERLVYRGEVDPTLPLDLPTLRGSFAFPIKYGYAIAGRIIDVGPGVDDLRIGDAVAALHPHQSIFTIPAALVKRLPANLDPALGGFYANVETALTICHDAAPRLGETVIVFGQGVIGLLVTQLLQLAGVHVIAVDPDPQRRELAARFGATALAQPDPAVIADLTDKRGADIAIEVSGAPTALQQAIEAVTVEGLVIVASWYGQKPVTLTLGGHFHRGRVRVRSSQVGRLAPETLPRWDYTRRTATVMRLLPRLHLAELVSHRFPLEQAPAAYALLDAGTTGLVQVMISYR; from the coding sequence GTGGTCAGCAACATAACCACCAGCACGCGGAGTGTACTCCCTGCCGATGCAATCTGGTTTCCTGCGCCGCGTACCGTCACCGTGTGCCGAGAAACCGCGCCGCCACCCGATGCCGGTGAAGTGCAGGTGGCTGCCATCGCCTCACTGATCAGTCACGGCACCGAACGGCTGGTCTATCGGGGAGAGGTCGATCCGACGCTCCCCCTCGACTTGCCGACCCTACGCGGTAGTTTCGCGTTTCCGATCAAGTACGGCTACGCAATTGCCGGACGGATCATCGACGTTGGTCCTGGCGTTGATGATCTACGCATCGGTGATGCAGTCGCTGCCTTGCACCCACACCAGAGTATCTTCACCATCCCGGCGGCGCTTGTCAAACGCCTACCCGCCAACCTCGATCCGGCCTTAGGCGGCTTTTACGCCAATGTCGAAACGGCGCTGACCATCTGCCACGACGCTGCACCCCGGCTCGGCGAAACGGTGATAGTTTTCGGGCAGGGGGTGATTGGGCTGCTCGTTACGCAACTGCTGCAATTGGCCGGCGTACACGTGATTGCCGTCGATCCTGATCCGCAGCGACGTGAGTTGGCGGCGCGTTTTGGGGCCACCGCGTTGGCCCAGCCCGATCCGGCAGTCATTGCCGATCTCACCGACAAACGCGGGGCTGATATTGCGATTGAGGTGAGTGGCGCCCCGACAGCATTGCAACAGGCGATTGAGGCGGTCACGGTGGAAGGGTTGGTCATTGTGGCATCGTGGTACGGACAAAAGCCGGTAACGCTCACGCTCGGCGGCCACTTCCACCGCGGTCGGGTTCGGGTGCGCTCATCGCAGGTCGGACGGCTGGCGCCGGAAACCCTGCCGCGCTGGGATTACACACGGCGGACGGCAACCGTAATGCGCCTGTTGCCTCGTCTGCACCTCGCTGAGCTGGTCAGCCATCGCTTTCCGCTGGAACAGGCGCCAGCCGCATATGCATTACTCGACGCGGGTACCACCGGTCTGGTGCAGGTGATGATCAGCTACAGATAG
- a CDS encoding globin, whose amino-acid sequence MSEPTIYEQIGGESTFRRIVDIFYARVEADPRLRHLFPANLEPGKEHQRLFLMQYFGGPRTYSERRGHPRLRMRHLPFPIGPVERDAWLEHMLAALDEAGVPEPARSVMEAYFRNAAQAMMNRDE is encoded by the coding sequence ATGAGCGAGCCAACTATTTACGAACAGATCGGCGGCGAGTCCACGTTTCGCCGGATCGTTGATATCTTTTACGCGCGGGTCGAGGCCGATCCGCGTCTGCGGCATCTCTTCCCGGCGAACCTCGAGCCGGGCAAAGAGCATCAACGGCTCTTTCTCATGCAATACTTCGGCGGGCCACGCACGTACAGCGAACGGCGCGGCCACCCGCGGCTACGAATGCGGCATCTACCGTTTCCAATCGGCCCGGTTGAACGCGATGCATGGCTCGAACATATGCTGGCTGCGCTGGATGAGGCCGGTGTGCCCGAACCGGCGCGCAGCGTGATGGAGGCCTATTTTCGTAATGCGGCTCAGGCGATGATGAATCGTGACGAGTAA
- a CDS encoding ArsA family ATPase: protein MTRVIIYSGKGGTGKTTLSAATAVMLAQSGRRTLVLSSDPAHSLADVMGVPISRERPTPLAPHLYGLEVDTIYEWRQNLGGFQQFVTATYAARGVERSTAAELANQPGLDEILALQRVMDEAQSGRWDAIVLDTAPTGNTLRLLAYPEMIIGGEAGKRLFRVYRGIANVARPFRRDLPDDRFFEEVGKLLERMDQLANFLVSSAVSVRLVLNPERLPLLETRRAYTFLSLYGLQLDAVLVNKILPHRTDLGPYFDYWVNLQQQYLAEIEASFAPTPIFRTVLQGGEPIGVDALFHVGRLTFGDVDPGELLYDERPIWLEQWSEDGEPGQYDLCLRLPFIELDEAIEVSHSGPDLTITIGRLERTIALPRVLYDCVLGEHRYEDGVLRLAFYEASPARANGKQQVEAA from the coding sequence ATGACGCGAGTCATTATCTATTCCGGTAAGGGCGGTACTGGTAAGACAACACTCTCTGCGGCGACGGCGGTCATGCTGGCTCAGTCCGGTCGCCGGACATTAGTGCTATCGAGTGATCCGGCTCACTCGTTGGCCGATGTGATGGGTGTTCCTATTAGCCGCGAGCGGCCCACACCACTGGCGCCTCATCTCTATGGGCTTGAGGTGGATACGATCTACGAGTGGCGACAAAATCTCGGTGGTTTCCAACAGTTTGTCACGGCAACCTACGCTGCGCGTGGGGTAGAACGTTCGACTGCGGCTGAGCTGGCTAACCAACCGGGTCTTGATGAAATCCTCGCCCTGCAACGGGTTATGGATGAAGCCCAGAGTGGGCGTTGGGACGCAATTGTCCTCGATACCGCGCCGACCGGTAATACCTTGCGTTTGTTGGCTTACCCTGAAATGATCATCGGTGGTGAAGCCGGTAAGCGGCTGTTTCGCGTGTATCGTGGAATAGCTAATGTTGCCCGTCCCTTCCGACGCGATCTGCCCGACGATCGCTTCTTTGAAGAGGTCGGTAAGCTGCTCGAACGCATGGATCAATTAGCTAATTTCTTGGTGAGTTCGGCAGTTTCGGTGCGGTTGGTGCTCAATCCTGAACGACTGCCCCTCCTTGAGACACGCCGTGCCTATACGTTTCTGAGTCTGTATGGGTTGCAGCTCGATGCCGTCTTGGTGAATAAGATTTTACCCCACCGAACCGATCTCGGTCCCTATTTTGATTACTGGGTCAATTTGCAACAACAGTATCTGGCCGAGATTGAAGCGAGTTTTGCCCCAACCCCGATCTTCCGCACCGTATTGCAAGGTGGAGAGCCGATCGGTGTTGATGCGTTGTTCCACGTGGGGCGTCTGACGTTTGGCGATGTTGATCCCGGTGAGCTTTTGTACGATGAGCGACCGATTTGGCTCGAACAGTGGAGTGAAGACGGTGAACCCGGTCAGTACGATCTCTGTCTCCGCTTGCCGTTTATCGAGTTGGATGAAGCGATTGAGGTTAGCCATAGTGGGCCAGATCTGACCATCACGATTGGACGGCTCGAACGTACTATTGCCTTGCCACGTGTCTTGTACGATTGTGTGTTGGGTGAACATCGCTACGAAGATGGTGTCTTGCGGCTGGCTTTCTATGAAGCTAGTCCCGCCCGTGCTAATGGTAAACAGCAAGTCGAGGCGGCATAG
- a CDS encoding bacteriochlorophyll c-binding family protein has product MATRGWFSESSAQVAQIGDIMFQGHWQWVSNALQATAAAVDNINRNAYPGVSRSGSGESSFGSSGNVFRPKRIRSRFNR; this is encoded by the coding sequence ATGGCGACGAGAGGCTGGTTCTCGGAGTCGTCGGCGCAGGTGGCGCAGATCGGCGACATCATGTTCCAGGGCCACTGGCAGTGGGTCTCGAATGCGCTGCAGGCTACCGCCGCTGCGGTTGATAACATCAATCGCAATGCGTACCCGGGCGTGTCCCGGAGCGGCTCGGGCGAGAGTTCTTTTGGCAGCTCGGGCAACGTGTTCCGTCCGAAGCGCATTCGCTCGCGCTTCAACCGCTAG
- a CDS encoding NYN domain-containing protein, translating to MPILIDGHNLIGQMPDIDLSDPDDEEKLVAKLRRYAARKRGRKIVVVFDGGVYGHPQNLNGYGVETRFIKPPHNADQELIRQIRAIRRRDEWLVVSSDRAVVREAQARGIPVISAQEFARRLQQLDQPRINARDKRGDRPLSKAEIEDWLRFFGVDEDEDTLYY from the coding sequence ATGCCTATTCTCATTGACGGCCACAACCTGATTGGGCAAATGCCTGACATTGACCTTAGCGACCCCGACGACGAAGAAAAGTTGGTCGCGAAACTCCGCCGCTACGCTGCACGTAAGCGTGGCCGGAAGATTGTGGTCGTCTTTGATGGTGGCGTATACGGCCACCCGCAAAACTTGAACGGTTACGGCGTGGAAACACGCTTCATCAAACCACCACACAACGCCGATCAAGAGCTGATCCGGCAAATTCGAGCGATTCGTCGCCGTGACGAGTGGCTGGTCGTTTCATCAGACCGAGCAGTCGTCAGAGAAGCGCAGGCACGTGGCATTCCGGTCATCTCGGCCCAAGAGTTTGCCCGTCGTTTGCAACAGCTCGACCAACCACGGATCAATGCGCGTGACAAACGTGGCGACCGCCCGTTGAGTAAAGCCGAAATTGAGGATTGGCTACGTTTTTTTGGCGTCGATGAAGACGAAGACACGCTCTATTATTGA
- a CDS encoding 6-pyruvoyl trahydropterin synthase family protein: protein MYEVCVSAQFEAAHQLEGNFGPATRMHGHTYRLEAIVTGERLQPDGTLVDMSQLQAAVQMVVADLHYRDLGTVEGLRDINTTAEHVAYYCWRRIAAALSGAGLRTLTVRIWENPQVYAAYSETLVSSDGT from the coding sequence ATGTATGAAGTATGCGTCAGCGCCCAATTTGAAGCTGCCCATCAGCTTGAAGGCAATTTCGGTCCGGCCACCCGTATGCACGGCCACACCTACCGGCTAGAAGCCATCGTCACCGGTGAGCGTCTCCAACCCGACGGCACGCTCGTTGATATGAGTCAACTCCAAGCAGCAGTGCAGATGGTTGTCGCCGATTTACACTATCGCGATCTCGGAACCGTCGAAGGGTTGCGTGACATCAACACCACTGCTGAGCATGTTGCCTACTATTGCTGGCGACGGATTGCAGCGGCGCTCAGCGGAGCCGGCCTCAGGACCCTAACCGTGCGTATCTGGGAAAACCCACAGGTCTATGCGGCGTACAGTGAAACACTGGTATCATCAGACGGTACATAG
- a CDS encoding RibD family protein: MIRPRVTLSFAQTLDGRVAAVDGSSQWISSADSLHFCHSLRAASDAIMVGVGTVLRDDPRLTVRLVEGCDPVRVIVDSTLRTPPTAAVIRDGAARGTVLACTAAAPSERRTVLRELGATILTLPATPDGKVDLVALLASLAERGIASIMVEGGACLITGLLRAHLVDAVAITIAPLILGAGPAAVGDLGITTLAQAIKLGDVRWTTYGVDVVLEGEVLWSAT, encoded by the coding sequence ATGATCCGACCAAGAGTAACCCTTAGTTTTGCGCAGACGCTTGACGGACGGGTAGCCGCCGTTGATGGCAGTTCACAGTGGATCAGTAGCGCGGACTCGCTGCATTTTTGTCATTCCTTGCGTGCCGCTAGTGATGCAATTATGGTCGGCGTCGGTACCGTGCTGCGCGACGATCCGCGGTTAACGGTGCGGCTCGTGGAAGGATGCGATCCGGTGCGGGTTATCGTTGATAGCACGCTGCGCACACCACCCACTGCGGCAGTGATTCGTGATGGTGCAGCGCGTGGTACCGTGCTGGCCTGCACCGCAGCCGCACCATCAGAGCGCCGCACGGTCTTACGGGAGCTTGGAGCAACTATCCTTACGCTACCGGCTACTCCAGATGGTAAAGTTGATCTGGTGGCGCTCCTCGCGAGCCTAGCAGAACGAGGTATCGCCAGCATCATGGTCGAAGGTGGTGCGTGTCTCATAACCGGTCTGCTCCGCGCGCACCTGGTTGATGCAGTCGCCATTACCATTGCCCCTTTGATCCTCGGCGCGGGGCCGGCAGCCGTTGGTGACTTGGGGATCACGACGTTAGCGCAGGCTATCAAACTCGGTGATGTACGCTGGACGACCTACGGCGTTGATGTGGTTCTAGAGGGTGAGGTGTTGTGGTCAGCAACATAA